Proteins found in one Brachyspira murdochii DSM 12563 genomic segment:
- a CDS encoding 4Fe-4S dicluster domain-containing protein, which produces MAKGRVSIDREQCKGCSNCISVCPTKILYLDKENMNSWGYYPAAVTDMEKCIGCANCAMMCPDICIEVERLDREGDK; this is translated from the coding sequence ATGGCCAAAGGTAGAGTGAGCATTGATAGAGAGCAATGCAAGGGCTGTTCTAATTGTATATCAGTTTGTCCAACTAAGATATTATATTTAGATAAAGAAAATATGAATTCTTGGGGGTATTATCCTGCAGCAGTTACAGATATGGAAAAATGTATAGGCTGTGCTAATTGTGCTATGATGTGTCCTGATATATGTATAGAAGTTGAGAGACTGGATAGAGAGGGGGATAAATAA